ACAGATAGTTCAACTCTACCTGGATCGCATCAAGGCCATCGATGAGGAAGGCCCTCAGCTCAACTCAGTGATTGAAGTCAATCCGGACGCACTGGAGATTGCCCGTAGCATGGATGCCGAACGTGCTGAGGGTAATATCCGTGGCCCCATGCATGGTATACCTGTGATGATCAAGGACAACATCAATACGGCAGATAAAATGATGACCACTGCCGGAGCTGCAGCCCTTCATGGCAATTACGCGGCAGAAGATGCTTTCCTTGTAAAGCAACTTCGCGCAAGTGGTGCGGTGCTCATTGGCAAAACGAACCTCAGTGAATGGGCTAACTTCAGGTCCACTCGCTCCTCTTCTGGCTGGAGCAGTCGAGGAGGGCAAACACGCAATCCTTATGTGCTAGATAGAAATCCTTGCGGTTCCAGTGCAGGATCAGGTGCGGCTGTATCGGCAAACCTCTGCGCAGTTACCGTTGGCACCGAAACCAATGGATCCATTGTTTGTCCCAGCACGGCCAATGGCATCGTAGGCATTAAACCTACCGTAGGACTGGTCAGTCGTAGTGGCGTGATCCCCATCTCCTTTTCTCAGGACATTGCGGGTCCCATGGGCCGAACCGTAACGGACGCAGCCATCTTTCTGGGAGCGTTAGTAGGAGTGGATGAGCAAGACAGTAAATCCCTGGAGAGTGAAGGCAATTATGAAACGGACTACACAAAATATCTGGATGCCAATGGACTACAGGGCAAAAAGATTGGCGTTTGGAGAAGTCGCTTTGGCTTTCATGAACAAGTAGACGCAGAGCTGGAAAAAGCACTTGCGGCGATGGAAGCACAAGGAGCAGAATTGATCGATCTGGATGAAATCATCGATAATATGAACGAGTTGTGGGGACCTTCAGGACTTATTTTGGAATATGAATTCAAAGATGGCGTAAACAAATACCTCGAAGGTGCTACTCCTACTACAGGAGTAAAATCCCTTGCTGATGTGATCGCTTACAATGAGGCCAACGAAGCTCAAGCCATGCCATTTTTCAAAATGGAAATTCTTCAATCTTCAGAAGCACGTGGCGACCTTACCGAAAAAGAATATTTAAACGCATTGAAACTTGTTCAGAACAGGGCCCGCAATGGCATCAACAACACGATGAAGAAATACAATCTGGATGCCATTGTTGCACCTACAGGTGGTCCTGCATGGTGCATCGATGTGATCAATGGTGACAACTTTGGTGGCGGCAGCTCCTCTCCTGCGGCCTGGGCAGGATATCCTAACATTTCCGTACCAGCTGGATATGTCCATGGCCTACCGGTAGGTCTTTCTTTCTTCGGTACTGCCTGGTCTGAAGGCGAGCTCATTCGTATCGCTTATGCTTTTGAACAGGCGACCCAACTTCGAAAAGCACCCGAATTCATCGACTCGGTAAAATTCTAGCCTCATGAACCTCATTAAGAAATCAGCCTTTTTTATACTCTCATTTATCATGGTCAATCAGCTTGTGGCCCAGCAGCGTCCTCGTGATCTGGGCATTGAAATCGGTATTCTTTCCCCAGGATCCAACAATGCCATAACTGACGTGGCAGGAGTTGCCGTTGGGCACACCACACTTGATTCAGAAGCTCATATCAAAACCGGAGCAACCGCAATCATTCCACATCCTGGTAATGTTTTTCAACAGAAAGTACCAGCCGCCATCTATATCGGTAATGGCTTTGGAAAGCTGGCAGGATATTCCCAGGTCGAAGAATTGGGAAACATTGAAACCCCCATTGTTCTGACCAATACCCTAAATGTGGCCAATGCCATAAATGCGGTCATCTCGTACTCCTTGGAGAAAAATACTGAGGTACGTTCGGTCAATGCCGTAGTGGGTGAAACCAATGATGGGTATTTGAATGACATCCGGGGCAGACATGTAAAGGAAAATCACATATTAGAAGCCATTAATTCCGCAACTGGTGGAAAAGTAGCTGAAGGTAATGTCGGCGCAGGTACCGGAACGGTGTGTTTTGGATACAAAGGAGGTATTGGCACTTCCTCGCGAAAGCTTCCTGAAGATTTTGGAGGCTACACGGTAGGAGTATTGGTACAAACCAATTTTGGTGGCACCCTGGAGGTCAATGGAGTCTCCATGGCTAAAAATCTGGAAGGCTATCCCTGGGGAGGTCCTGGGCTTGAAAGTGCAGATGGATCTTGCATGATTGTGGTGGCCACCGACGCGCCCTTACTGCCACACAACTTGAAACGACTGGCCAAACGTGCCATGCTGGGCCTTGCAAAAACCGGAGGAATCGCATCGAATGGCTCTGGAGATTATGTCGTGGCCTTTTCGACGGCAAATGAAAATTTTGTAGCGTA
This DNA window, taken from Cytophagales bacterium, encodes the following:
- a CDS encoding amidase; the protein is MTYYKSLNFFCSIFILVALLSSCSTAPEQEPEVTTETSDPNAFSLLEMTIPELQAKMDSGVLSSEQIVQLYLDRIKAIDEEGPQLNSVIEVNPDALEIARSMDAERAEGNIRGPMHGIPVMIKDNINTADKMMTTAGAAALHGNYAAEDAFLVKQLRASGAVLIGKTNLSEWANFRSTRSSSGWSSRGGQTRNPYVLDRNPCGSSAGSGAAVSANLCAVTVGTETNGSIVCPSTANGIVGIKPTVGLVSRSGVIPISFSQDIAGPMGRTVTDAAIFLGALVGVDEQDSKSLESEGNYETDYTKYLDANGLQGKKIGVWRSRFGFHEQVDAELEKALAAMEAQGAELIDLDEIIDNMNELWGPSGLILEYEFKDGVNKYLEGATPTTGVKSLADVIAYNEANEAQAMPFFKMEILQSSEARGDLTEKEYLNALKLVQNRARNGINNTMKKYNLDAIVAPTGGPAWCIDVINGDNFGGGSSSPAAWAGYPNISVPAGYVHGLPVGLSFFGTAWSEGELIRIAYAFEQATQLRKAPEFIDSVKF
- a CDS encoding P1 family peptidase; amino-acid sequence: MNLIKKSAFFILSFIMVNQLVAQQRPRDLGIEIGILSPGSNNAITDVAGVAVGHTTLDSEAHIKTGATAIIPHPGNVFQQKVPAAIYIGNGFGKLAGYSQVEELGNIETPIVLTNTLNVANAINAVISYSLEKNTEVRSVNAVVGETNDGYLNDIRGRHVKENHILEAINSATGGKVAEGNVGAGTGTVCFGYKGGIGTSSRKLPEDFGGYTVGVLVQTNFGGTLEVNGVSMAKNLEGYPWGGPGLESADGSCMIVVATDAPLLPHNLKRLAKRAMLGLAKTGGIASNGSGDYVVAFSTANENFVAYETEGTKETWDVLRNDDISYLFLATIEATEEAIINSLFAAETTIGRDNHKIEALPVNKVLDFLKAAGKIK